Proteins co-encoded in one Streptomyces roseochromogenus subsp. oscitans DS 12.976 genomic window:
- a CDS encoding NucA/NucB deoxyribonuclease domain-containing protein: protein MSAVAVLLSPATAFSVSDPKSDHITYTATYTPLDESGSLPPGASDGASGVRAGGGGRPPGTNFNYDDVTYGECIKHGNTNGQPNWVKNHFALCRRGTVQVVGTDVDTGEPVGTLTYVETIVGYAFQGERTVAFDQYFDNIQSTGTIKDKTTFLINRWNEANGNGPILHKGEKHNGVTQVSGGFRGEVGSAKEDPSLTSWKRDNMEILIFDEDEASGTGKDKVHTFNFVPATFFISDGSHNVQLPEPEITVRFDSAPYLKYKKGSIFTDIRATMNYDRGNADVKETAQHIWDAQNRPEITVPKKAGKKIPGGLSSMPLHRIFYDTKLRDRNRDTARAACQAEWPNYSSDGKDCDEYPFSTTKEGAYNANGNFSARALTSKDNQKAGSQLSAWYNDDRILDGDAFYVHVS, encoded by the coding sequence ATGAGCGCCGTTGCTGTGCTGCTGTCGCCTGCGACGGCGTTCAGCGTCAGCGATCCGAAGTCGGACCACATCACCTATACGGCGACCTATACGCCGTTGGACGAGTCAGGCTCTCTCCCGCCCGGCGCCTCGGATGGGGCTTCGGGCGTCCGAGCCGGCGGCGGGGGGAGGCCTCCGGGCACAAACTTTAACTATGACGACGTCACCTACGGCGAGTGCATCAAACACGGCAACACGAACGGCCAACCGAACTGGGTCAAAAACCACTTCGCCTTGTGCCGCCGGGGCACCGTCCAGGTCGTCGGTACAGATGTCGACACTGGTGAGCCGGTCGGGACGCTCACCTACGTGGAGACGATCGTCGGGTACGCCTTTCAGGGCGAGCGAACTGTCGCCTTTGACCAGTACTTCGACAACATCCAGAGCACCGGCACCATCAAAGACAAGACAACTTTTTTGATCAACAGGTGGAACGAGGCCAACGGGAACGGCCCCATCCTGCATAAAGGGGAAAAGCATAACGGTGTCACGCAGGTCTCGGGCGGCTTCCGAGGTGAGGTCGGCTCAGCGAAGGAAGACCCCAGCCTCACAAGCTGGAAGCGTGACAACATGGAAATTTTGATCTTCGACGAAGACGAAGCCTCCGGCACCGGCAAGGACAAAGTCCACACTTTCAACTTCGTTCCGGCCACCTTCTTCATCTCGGACGGAAGCCACAACGTCCAGCTCCCCGAACCCGAGATCACAGTCCGGTTCGACAGTGCGCCCTACCTGAAGTACAAGAAGGGCAGCATCTTCACGGACATCCGCGCGACTATGAACTACGACCGCGGCAATGCCGATGTCAAGGAGACAGCGCAGCACATCTGGGACGCACAGAACCGTCCGGAGATCACCGTCCCGAAGAAGGCTGGCAAGAAGATCCCGGGGGGCCTCTCTTCCATGCCTCTGCACCGGATCTTCTACGACACGAAGCTGCGGGATCGGAACCGCGACACTGCGCGGGCGGCCTGCCAGGCGGAGTGGCCGAACTACTCCAGTGACGGCAAGGACTGTGACGAGTACCCCTTCAGCACTACAAAGGAAGGGGCCTACAACGCCAACGGCAACTTCTCCGCGCGAGCTCTGACGAGCAAGGACAACCAGAAAGCGGGGTCCCAGCTCTCCGCCTGGTACAACGACGACCGCATCCTGGACGGTGATGCCTTCTACGTTCACGTGAGCTAG